One region of Malania oleifera isolate guangnan ecotype guangnan chromosome 6, ASM2987363v1, whole genome shotgun sequence genomic DNA includes:
- the LOC131157308 gene encoding pentatricopeptide repeat-containing protein At2g01510, mitochondrial, whose product MIGRNRYAKPYFILSLQELPSTLRFSSLLHTQEDAASSNPWMPLTKQGFAKLLQIQSHSSTPTTPSGLKRIHALLLTTGLSIKNSLITQLLSSLTVLGDMHYARQLFDEMHKPRPFLWNTLIKGYVKNELPVEAVSVYRKMRSVGVRPDEFTYPFVIKACAELVELWAGIAVHAHALKYGLEYVAMVKTELVVMYVKIGELGSADFLFLGMVDKDLVAWNAFIAVCVQTGYAAKSLALFRQMCTDGVKLDSVSVVSAISACGHLGCLEIGEEIYKSARKKGVDCNIIVKNALLDMYAKCGSIDLARHLFDEMPHRNVISWSTMIGGYAINGESEKALALFSRMQKEGLHPNYVTFLGVLSACSHAGLLSEGWVYFKYMAQSDDKNIQPRKEHYSCMVDLLARSGHLEEAYKFIRSLPFEPDPGVWGALLGACAIHQNIELGQHVADLLFGLAPDIAAYHILMSNMYAAAGRWHNVEKVRLKMRRKSVNKVAAYSSVEFNGQIHVLYGGDRSHPQSASIYKKLDDLVQQIKSIGYIPSTRSVFHDVEMEEKEAALGTHSEKIAIAFGLINFSPENPIRVMKNLRICDDCHTYSKFVSKITMRDIIMRDKNRFHHFKGGICSCKDFW is encoded by the coding sequence ATGATAGGAAGAAACCGGTACGCGAAGCCTTATTTCATTCTCTCCCTTCAAGAACTCCCTTCCACCCTCCGTTTCTCGTCTCTGCTTCACACACAAGAAGATGCAGCTTCCTCCAATCCATGGATGCCCTTAACCAAGCAAGGTTTCGCGAAACTCCTTCAAATTCAATCTCATTCTTCTACTCCCACAACCCCGTCTGGCCTCAAACGAATCCATGCACTCCTCCTCACGACCGGCCTTTCCATAAAAAACAGCCTCATCACCCAGCTTCTCTCCTCTCTTACGGTCTTAGGGGACATGCATTACGCCCGCCAACTGTTCGACGAAATGCACAAGCCAAGGCCTTTCCTTTGGAACACCCTCATTAAAGGGTATGTGAAAAATGAGCTACCCGTTGAGGCTGTCTCTGTTTACCGGAAAATGCGCTCCGTTGGTGTCCGTCCCGACGAGTTCACATACCCGTTTGTGATCAAGGCGTGTGCCGAGCTGGTGGAGTTGTGGGCTGGTATTGCGGTCCACGCTCATGCCTTGAAATATGGGTTGGAGTATGTTGCTATGGTGAAAACTGAATTGGTTGTGATGTACGTGAAGATTGGGGAATTGGGTTCTGCTGATTTTTTGTTCCTCGGTATGGTTGATAAGGATTTAGTAGCTTGGAATGCTTTTATTGCTGTGTGCGTGCAGACTGGATATGCTGCTAAATCTCTTGCCCTGTTTCGGCAAATGTGTACTGATGGAGTTAAGCTGGACTCTGTGAGTGTTGTGAGTGCCATTTCAGCTTGTGGTCATTTAGGTTGTTTGGAAATTGGGGAAGAGATTTATAAGTCTGCTAGAAAGAAAGGGGTTGATTGCAACATTATTGTAAAAAATGCGCTGCTTGATATGTATGCAAAATGTGGGAGCATTGACTTGGCTAGACACCTTTTTGATGAGATGCCTCATAGGAATGTTATTTCATGGAGCACAATGATTGGAGGGTATGCCATTAATGGGGAGAGTGAGAAAGCACTGGCCTTATTCTCTAGGATGCAGAAAGAGGGTTTGCACCCAAATTATGTTACCTTTCTTGGTGTTTTATCTGCATGTAGTCATGCCGGGCTTTTGAGTGAAGGCTGGGTTTACTTTAAGTACATGGCTCAGTCTGATGACAAAAATATCCAGCCTAGAAAAGAGCACTATTCTTGTATGGTCGATCTTCTTGCACGGTCAGGACACCTCGAAGAAGCTTACAAATTCATCAGAAGCCTGCCTTTTGAGCCGGACCCAGGAGTGTGGGGTGCTTTATTGGGTGCTTGTGCAATCCACCAGAATATTGAATTGGGCCAGCATGTGGCAGATTTGCTCTTTGGGTTAGCTCCTGACATTGCTGCGTATCACATTCTAATGTCGAACATGTATGCTGCTGCTGGTAGGTGGCATAATGTTGAAAAGGTGAGGCTGAAAATGAGAAGGAAGAGTGTGAATAAAGTGGCTGCCTATAGCTCAGTTGAATTCAATGGTCAAATCCATGTTTTGTATGGGGGAGACAGATCCCACCCACAGTCTGCAAGTATATATAAGAAGTTGGATGATTTAGTTCAACAGATAAAGAGTATAGGTTACATTCCAAGCACCAGATCTGTGTTCCATGATGTTGAAATGGAAGAGAAGGAAGCTGCACTCGGCACTCATAGTGAAAAGATTGCCATTGCATTTGGTCTTATCAATTTTAGTCCTGAAAACCCCATCAGAGTGATGAAGAATTTGAGAATATGTGATGATTGTCATACTTATTCtaaatttgtttccaaaatcaCCATGAGAGATATAATCATGAGAGATAAGAACCGTTTCCACCATTTTAAAGGTGGCATTTGTTCGTGTAAAGATTTTTGGTGA